In a single window of the Pseudogemmatithrix spongiicola genome:
- a CDS encoding ABC transporter permease: MRFIDRLAMTFEGVKMALESLKANKVRAALTISGVAVGVFVVVAMGATVNGIQQSFQSDMDEFGTATFQIRRRNPGFNNCNPTVDCPDRRNPGVSLAEWRAVQQLPEVESAMAWLFGQGTVTYRDRIVKNVGYDAQSTEWIRTDQADIFPGRTFTQSEHDGAALVTLVNAKLATELFGDSDPIGKEIDLDGTRFQVIGVYHTKAGFLKSLDGRGPDTPRMVLPMMTAWRRLDVWRRGMLVMVKPQASVSRDDAMDAVTATLRGMRGLRPSQPNSFYLVGQDKMMETFNQLFGAIFMVGLGLSAVGLLVGGVGVVAIMMISVTERTREIGVRKALGATRGIILWQFLVEAATLTTLGASIGLVLGGMLAWVIRANSTIPASIPLGAIVASLLGAALTGVAFGMLPATRASKLDPVEALRHE; this comes from the coding sequence ATGCGATTCATTGACCGCTTGGCGATGACCTTCGAGGGCGTGAAGATGGCCCTCGAGTCGCTGAAGGCCAACAAGGTCCGCGCCGCGCTGACGATCTCCGGCGTGGCCGTCGGCGTCTTCGTGGTCGTCGCGATGGGCGCCACCGTCAACGGCATCCAGCAGTCGTTCCAGTCCGACATGGACGAGTTCGGCACGGCGACCTTCCAGATCCGTCGCCGCAACCCGGGCTTCAACAACTGCAACCCCACCGTCGACTGCCCGGACCGCCGCAATCCCGGCGTGTCGTTGGCGGAGTGGCGGGCGGTGCAGCAGTTGCCGGAAGTCGAGAGCGCGATGGCGTGGCTGTTCGGCCAGGGCACGGTCACCTACCGCGACCGCATCGTGAAGAACGTCGGCTACGACGCGCAGAGCACCGAGTGGATCCGCACGGACCAGGCGGACATCTTCCCCGGCCGCACCTTCACGCAGAGCGAGCACGACGGTGCGGCGCTGGTCACGCTGGTCAATGCAAAGCTCGCGACGGAACTGTTCGGCGACTCCGATCCGATCGGCAAGGAGATCGACCTCGACGGAACGCGCTTCCAGGTGATCGGCGTGTACCACACGAAGGCGGGCTTCCTCAAGTCCCTGGACGGCCGAGGCCCCGACACGCCGCGCATGGTGCTGCCGATGATGACCGCGTGGCGCCGCCTGGACGTCTGGCGCCGCGGCATGCTCGTGATGGTGAAGCCGCAGGCCTCGGTCTCGCGCGACGACGCGATGGACGCGGTGACCGCCACGCTACGCGGCATGCGCGGCCTGCGCCCGAGCCAACCGAACTCCTTCTACTTGGTCGGGCAGGACAAGATGATGGAGACCTTCAACCAGCTCTTCGGCGCGATCTTCATGGTCGGCCTCGGTCTCTCGGCCGTGGGCCTGCTGGTCGGCGGCGTGGGCGTGGTCGCCATCATGATGATCTCCGTCACCGAGCGCACGCGCGAGATCGGCGTGCGCAAGGCGCTGGGGGCGACGCGGGGCATCATCCTCTGGCAGTTCCTCGTCGAAGCCGCCACGCTCACCACGTTGGGTGCGTCGATCGGCTTGGTGCTCGGCGGCATGCTGGCCTGGGTAATCCGCGCCAACTCGACCATCCCGGCGTCGATTCCGCTTGGGGCGATCGTCGCCTCACTGCTCGGCGCGGCGCTGACGGGCGTCGCGTTCGGCATGTTGCCGGCGACGCGCGCGTCCAAGCTCGACCCGGTCGAGGCCCTGCGGCACGAGTAA
- a CDS encoding ABC transporter permease, with translation MPLFEAVRLALQQIRVQKLKSFFTLIGVMIGVMFLIAVVSIVEGMSDYVENDFAAKIIGVNTFDLRRWPNFTPNESDDEWRAYLRRPRVYQPDADILAEALGSQFRVARVNETFMNAFAPGTRPQSVQAIATDESYFEIKKFGITAGRAFNAQDMATGNKVVVIGDEIAQYYWPNLDPVGRELRLGGQVYQVIGVIEPQGSVFGFSMDRMVIAPYSSPLSRTIRPRGDIGRVTVQAPTREILDDGMEVAHEALRSFRRLGPGETDNFALETSDAALSFFDQLKGKLILFGTALPAIGLVVGAMVIMNIMLVAVAERTREIGVRKALGARRKDIIAQFLVEAATLSVIGAAIGAALGIAIAQLIAAVTPLPASVAPWSLVAALVVGAGVGIVAGIYPASRASRLDPIAALRQE, from the coding sequence ATGCCGCTCTTCGAAGCCGTCCGTCTCGCCCTCCAACAGATCCGCGTGCAGAAGCTCAAGAGCTTCTTCACGCTCATCGGCGTGATGATCGGCGTGATGTTCCTCATCGCCGTCGTCAGCATCGTCGAGGGCATGAGCGACTACGTCGAGAACGACTTCGCGGCGAAGATCATCGGCGTCAACACCTTCGACCTGCGGCGCTGGCCGAACTTCACGCCGAACGAGTCGGACGACGAGTGGCGCGCCTATCTCCGGCGGCCGCGCGTGTACCAGCCGGACGCCGACATCCTCGCCGAGGCCTTGGGGTCGCAGTTCCGCGTCGCGCGCGTGAACGAGACGTTCATGAACGCGTTCGCGCCAGGCACGCGGCCCCAGTCCGTGCAGGCGATCGCCACGGACGAGAGCTACTTCGAGATCAAGAAGTTCGGCATCACCGCCGGCCGCGCGTTCAACGCCCAGGACATGGCCACCGGCAACAAGGTGGTCGTGATCGGCGACGAGATCGCGCAGTACTACTGGCCGAACCTCGATCCGGTCGGGCGCGAGCTGCGCTTGGGCGGCCAGGTGTACCAGGTGATCGGCGTGATCGAGCCGCAGGGCTCGGTGTTCGGCTTCTCGATGGACCGCATGGTGATCGCGCCCTATTCATCGCCGCTGTCGCGCACCATCCGGCCGCGCGGCGACATCGGCCGCGTCACGGTGCAGGCCCCGACGCGCGAGATCCTCGACGACGGCATGGAGGTTGCGCACGAGGCCCTGCGCAGCTTCCGTCGCCTGGGCCCGGGCGAGACGGACAACTTCGCGCTCGAGACGTCGGACGCCGCGCTCAGCTTCTTCGACCAGCTGAAGGGCAAGCTGATCCTGTTCGGCACGGCCCTGCCCGCCATCGGGCTCGTGGTCGGCGCGATGGTCATCATGAACATCATGCTCGTGGCGGTGGCGGAGCGCACCCGCGAGATCGGCGTGCGCAAGGCCCTCGGCGCCCGCCGCAAGGACATCATCGCGCAGTTCCTCGTGGAGGCCGCGACGCTGTCGGTGATCGGCGCGGCGATCGGCGCGGCGCTGGGCATCGCCATTGCACAGTTGATCGCGGCGGTGACGCCCCTGCCCGCCTCGGTGGCGCCGTGGTCGTTGGTCGCCGCGCTCGTGGTCGGCGCCGGCGTCGGCATCGTCGCGGGCATCTATCCGGCCAGCCGCGCGTCGCGGCTGGATCCCATCGCCGCCCTGCGCCAGGAATAA
- a CDS encoding ABC transporter permease, with product MSLSSKLYNLQEGVRIAVESIVGNKVRAGLTILGVAVGVFVVVVISAAVHGINTSVAKDFESTGPTTFFVSRYPISFEACDGTGDTCTWLRNPPITWGEVERLSQLEDAAAVGVRMDWSGAFKYRDQLLPAAPIEAYTANWAQFGAPDMLPGGRIFTEQEFRSAARVIVLNTTMAERLFGDSDPLDKVITVNGNQFTVIGVYKETASFLAGGDRAKGVMPVTTLQRALNVRRSDMGLVVKPRTGVERDVMVDQVTATLRGMRGLRPSEESNFAILTQDKLLETYDSIFGMFFLVMIALSAVGLIVGGVGVVAIMMISVTERTREIGVRKALGATRLTILWQFLIEAVTLTGIGAVAGLVMGWLVAFLIRSGTSIEASIPPGAVIAALVASAVTGIMFGMIPAARAAKLDPVEALRHE from the coding sequence GTGAGCCTGTCGTCCAAGCTCTACAACCTGCAGGAAGGCGTGCGCATCGCCGTCGAGAGCATCGTCGGCAACAAGGTGCGCGCCGGCCTCACGATCCTCGGCGTCGCCGTGGGCGTCTTCGTCGTCGTCGTCATCTCGGCGGCCGTTCACGGCATCAACACCAGCGTCGCCAAGGACTTCGAGTCCACGGGGCCGACGACATTCTTCGTGTCGCGCTACCCCATCAGCTTCGAGGCCTGCGACGGCACGGGCGACACCTGCACCTGGCTGCGCAACCCGCCGATCACCTGGGGCGAGGTCGAGCGGCTGTCGCAGCTCGAGGACGCCGCGGCCGTGGGCGTGCGGATGGACTGGAGCGGTGCCTTCAAGTACCGCGACCAGCTGCTGCCGGCGGCTCCCATCGAGGCCTACACGGCGAACTGGGCGCAGTTCGGCGCGCCCGACATGCTGCCCGGCGGCCGCATCTTCACCGAGCAGGAGTTCCGCTCGGCGGCCCGCGTGATCGTCCTCAACACGACGATGGCCGAGCGGCTGTTCGGCGACAGCGACCCACTCGACAAGGTCATCACGGTGAACGGCAACCAGTTCACGGTGATCGGCGTGTACAAGGAGACGGCGAGCTTCCTCGCCGGCGGCGACCGCGCCAAGGGCGTGATGCCGGTGACGACGCTGCAGCGGGCGCTCAACGTGCGGCGCAGCGACATGGGCTTGGTCGTCAAGCCGCGCACGGGCGTGGAGCGCGACGTGATGGTGGACCAGGTGACGGCGACGCTGCGCGGCATGCGCGGCCTGCGGCCGAGCGAGGAGTCCAACTTCGCCATCCTTACGCAGGACAAGCTGCTGGAGACCTACGACAGCATCTTCGGGATGTTCTTCCTCGTGATGATCGCGCTGTCCGCGGTGGGGTTGATCGTCGGCGGCGTGGGCGTGGTGGCGATCATGATGATTTCCGTCACGGAGCGCACGCGCGAGATCGGCGTACGCAAGGCGCTGGGCGCGACCCGCCTGACCATCCTCTGGCAGTTCCTCATCGAAGCCGTGACGCTCACGGGCATCGGCGCAGTCGCTGGCCTCGTCATGGGCTGGCTGGTGGCGTTCCTGATCCGCAGCGGGACGAGCATCGAAGCCAGCATCCCGCCGGGGGCCGTGATCGCGGCGCTGGTCGCGAGCGCCGTCACCGGCATCATGTTCGGCATGATCCCCGCGGCGCGCGCCGCCAAGCTCGATCCCGTCGAGGCGCTGCGGCACGAATAG